The proteins below come from a single Cryptococcus gattii WM276 chromosome D, complete sequence genomic window:
- a CDS encoding 116 kDa u5 small nuclear ribonucleoprotein component, putative (Similar to TIGR gene model, INSD accession AAW42901.1) has translation MSTEDYDEFGNYIGGDLDSDNESDVSIPPAAPSPSAPGPSAGPSASYAPLEGFDDEDEAMEDEEPGMAMQLHGVDGSTGQQVVLHEDKKYYATAEETYGPDVEALVQEEDLQPLSEPIVQPIKQKSFTVQEKGLPETRFDRNFMIDLMDYPSMIRNVMVAGHIHHGKTSLLDMLVFETHKMTWDADQQTRYTDTHILSRARGISVKSGPMSLVLQNSKGKSNLINIIDTPGHANFVDEVASIARLTDGVVIVVDVVEGVMHGTEQVIRHAMQENLKMVLVVNKMDRLILELRLPPSEAFFKIKHTIEEVNSIIASIDPDDSFRLSPERGNVAFSSTQMGWCFTLKTFANMYADTFGSFDIDEFALRLWGNIYFDSSTRKFTRKPADVESKRSFVHFILEPLYKLYTQVLSADQETLKETLADLQITLKPSMYKMDVRPLLKVVLEAFFGSSVGLVDMITGFVPSPQEGAEVKIRHTYTGPLTSNLADSMLSCDPQGPTVVHVTKLYHTADAEQFRAFGRVMSGTVKVGQVVKVLGEGYSLEDEEDMISAIVEGIMIDESRYNVDIERAPAGNLVLLSGVDASISKTATIVSKDVDDDLYIFRPIKHMTTSVLKVAVEPVAPSNLPKMLDGLRKVNKSYPLVTTKVEESGEHIILGTGELYMDSILHDLRKLFSEIEIKVSDPVTKFCETVVETSALKCYAETPNKKNKLTMISEPLEAGIAADIEAGRVSMKMTNKERGKFFESKYQWDLLASRNIWAFGPDENGPNALINDTLPSEVDSKLLSGVKESVKQGFQWGTREGPLCDEPIRGVKFRILDASLAQEPIYRGGGQIIPTARRVCYSSFLLATPRLLEPVYYVEVQAPADCVAAVYTVLSRRRGHVTKDIPKPGSPLYTVKAFIPVLDANGFETDLRTATLGQAFCQMSFDHWSVVPGDPTDSSIQLRPLEPAMGQSLARDLVLKTRRRKGLSDSIAVSKYLEDETIIAISASGNADLLG, from the exons ATGTCCACAGAAGATTACGACG AATTTGGTAACTATATCGGAGGTGACCTCGACTCTGACAATGAGTCCGACGTTTCTATCCCCCCAGCTGCTCCTTCGCCTTCGGCTCCCGGACCTTCGGCTGGACCGTCAGCGAGCTATGCTCCTCTTGAAGGTTtcgatgatgaggacgaggcaatggaggatgaggaaCCTGGAATGGCCATGCAGCTCCATGGGGTTGATGGTTCGACAGGCCAACAAGTAGTTCTGCACGAGGATAAAAAGTACTACGCGACTGCTGAGGAGACCTATGGTCCGGATGTTGAGGCCTTGGTACAGGAAGAGGATCTGCAGCCTCTTTCTGAACCCATTGTGCAGCCGATCAAACAAAAGTCATTCACTGTACAGGAAAAAGGACTACCTGAAACTCGATTTGACCGAAA CTTTATGATTGACCTGATGGACTACCCTTCAATGATCCGTAATGTCATGGTTGCTGGACATATCCATCACGGAAAAACCTCATTGTTAGATATGCTGGTGTTTGAGACTCACAAAATGACTTGGGATGCCGACCAACAG ACTCGATATACTGATACCCACATACTCTCGCGTGCTCGCGGTATTTCCGTTAAATCTGGTCCTATGTCTCTTGTTCTTCAAAACTCCAAAGGAAAGTCAAATCTCATCAATATTATCGACACTCCAGGCCACGCCAATTTTGTTGACGAGGTCGCCTCAATTGCCCGGCTTACCGATGGTGTGGTCATCGTGGTGGATGTAGTTGAAGGTGTCATGCACGGCACAGAGCAAGTGATCCGCCACGCAATGCAGGAGAACTTAAAGATGGTGTTGGTTGTGAACAAGATGGATAGATTGATCTTGGAGTTGCGTTTACCACCTAGTGAAGCCTTCTTCAAAATAAAGCACACCATTGAAGAAGTCAACTCTATCATTGC GTCAATCGATCCTGATGATTCCTTCCGTCTTTCCCCTGAACGAGGCAACGTCGCGTTCTCGTCAACGCAGATGGGTTGGTGTTTCACCCTCAAAACGTTCGCCAACATGTATGCGGACACTTTTGGCTCTTTCGATATCGACGAGTTTGCTCTCCGATTATGGGGCAATATCTACTTTGACTCTTCCACTCGAAAGTTCACTCGCAAGCCTGCCGATGTTGAGAGCAAGCGTTCATTCGTGCACTTTATTTTGGAACCTTTGTACAAACTCTATACTCAA GTATTGAGTGCAGACCAAGAAACATTGAAGGAGACCTTGGCCGACTTGCAGATCACACTCAAACCTTCAATGTACAAGATGGATGTTAGACCATTGTTGAAGGTCGTGCTGGAGGCGTTTTTTGGCTCATCAGTTGGATTGGTAGACATGATTACAGGATTTGTACCTTCTCCTCAAGAAGGCGCCGAAGTGAAA ATACGGCACACTTACACCGGGCCTCTTACTTCTAACCTCGCTGATTCTATGCTCAGCTGTGACCCCCAAGGACCAACTGTTGTACATGTGACGAAACTCTACCACACTGCCGATGCCGAACAGTTTCGTGCTTTTGGGCGTGTCATGAGTGGAACTGTTAAAGTTGGTCAAGTTGTCAAGGTGCTGGGAGAAGGTTACTCTTtagaagacgaagaagacATGATCAGTGCCATTGTGGAGGGTATTATGATTGATGAGTCCAG ATACAACGTTGATATTGAACGTGCTCCGGCTGGAAATCTTGTCCTCCTATCTGGTGTGGATGCGTCCATCTCCAAGACTGCCACAATTGTCTCAAAAGACGTCGATGACGATCTCTACATCTTCCGTCCCATAAAACACATGACAACTTCTGTTCTCAAAGTTGCCGTTGAGCCAGTTGCCCCGTCCAATCTACCAAAAATGCTTGATGGTCTGCGAAAGGTCAACAAGTCATACCCTCTTGTCACTACCAAAGTCGAGGAGAGTGGAGAGCACATCATCCTCGGTACAGGAGAGCTGTACATGGACTCTATCTTGCATGATTTGAGAAAGTTGTTCTCAGAAATAGAGATTAAGGTCTCAGATCCTGTGACTAAGTTCTGTGAGACAGTGGTGGAAACTTCTGCTTTGAAATGCTACGCCGAGACACCCAACAAAAA AAACAAACTGACCATGATCTCTGAACCGCTCGAGGCCGGAATTGCCGCCGACATTGAGGCTGGCAGAGTCAGTATGAAAATGACCAACAAGGAAAGAGGGAAATTCTTTGAGAGCAAATACCAATGGGATCTGCTGGCTTCAAGGAACATCTGGGCCTTCGGGCCGGACGAAAATGGGCCGAATGCGTTAATTAATGACACCCTGCCCTCCGAG GTGGATAGTAAGCTTTTATCAGGCGTCAAGGAAAGCGTGAAGCAGGGCTTCCAATGGGGTACCCGTGAAGGACCTCTATGTGACGAGCCTATTCGCGGTGTTAAATTCCGTATCCTTGATGCTTCTCTTGCACAAGAACCTATCTACCGAGGCGGCGGCCAAATTATCCCTACTGCTCGACGAGTTTGTTactcctccttccttttgGCCACCCCTCGTCTTCTTGAACCCGTATATTATGTTGAGGTCCAGGCCCCTGCAGATTGCGTTGCCGCTGTATACACAGTCCTCTCTCGCCGACGTGGTCATGTCACTAAAGACATTCCTAAACCCGGTTCTCCCCTCTATACTGTCAAGGCGTTCATCCCTGTGCTTGACGCAAATGGATTTGAAACTGATTTGAGGACCGCAACATTGGGTCAGGCATTCTGTCAAATGAGCTTTGACCACTGGAGTGTTGTACCTGGAGATCCCACCGATAGCAGCATACAGCTCAGGCCTTTGGAGCCGGCGATGGGACAGAGTTTAGCTAGGGACTTGGTATTGAAAACCAGGCGAAGGAAAGGTTTGAGTGATAGTATCGCCGTGAGCAAGTatttggaagatgag ACGATCATCGCTATCAGTGCATCCGGCAATGCAGACTTGTTGGGTTAG
- a CDS encoding 26S proteasome non-ATPase regulatory subunit 12 (26S proteasome regulatory subunit p55) (Similar to TIGR gene model, INSD accession AAW43146.1), giving the protein MSLNNRKQERDFTAEVKALQPEAEQLAKSGKLDDAIDKITVLEKQTRNASDMSSTSILLVLIARLCWEANDLDQLNNQLTLMSKKHGQLKEPVVRMVDEAMVWLPTLKEQKEQGNFRSGKDRWLELVKTLRDITEGKIFLELQRARLTVMLSAYHEALAETAPKESPPITEPSSSTKAEDKEKSKAEPVTAKEHLDVAADLMSDLQVETYSSMDKREKTEFILEQMRLESLRGNWVRVRVGSRKINRVYLKEMDTQDIKLRYYDLMVQLALQDDEYLEACQAYQEVWDTEEVKNDSAKELSVIENIMIYVVLASYNNEQSDMLHKLYANTALQKAPLHFDLLKCFVTKELMRWSGIEGIYGPTLRQSPIFAPRSTLGKKIGTTEKSQKDVEKNFDNPGDARWDQLHKRIIEHNIRVIASYYTRITMQRLTELLDLPLLTTERTLCKLVTDKSVYARIDRPAGIVDFRKKRNVNDVLNAWSGDVSKMLDLVEKTSHLVSKEYAMHEAVKGKKVSA; this is encoded by the exons ATGTCTCTCAACAATAGAAAGCAGGAAAGAGATTTCACCGCTGAGGTGAAAGCACTCCAGCCAGAGGCTGAGCAGCTGGCAAAG AGCGGCAAGCTTGACGACGCTATTGACAAGATCACAGTTTTAGAAAAGCAGACTCGTAATGCCTCCGACATGTCCTCCACCTCTATCCTTCTCGTTCTTATCGCCCGTTTATGTTGGGAAGCCAACGATCTGGACCAGCTGAATAATCAATTGACCCTCATGTCTAAGAAGCACGGACAGCTTAAAGAGCCCGTTGTGAGGATGGTAGATGAGGCGATGGTGTGGCTACCTACGTTAAAGGAGCAAAAAGAACAGGGCAATTTTCGAAGCGGGAAGGATAGATGGCTGGAGCTGGTTAAGACGTTGAGGGATATCACGGAGGGCAAG ATCTTCTTGGAACTTCAAAGGGCAAGGTTAACTGTCATGCTCTCGGCATATCATGAAGCTCTTGCGGAGACTGCTCCCAAAGAATCTCCAC CAATTACTGAACCTTCGTCTTCTACTAAGGCtgaggacaaggagaaaTCCAAGGCTGAGCCCGTCACTGCTAAAGAGCATCTTGACGTCGCGGCGGACCTCATGTCTGACTTACAAGTTGAGACCTATTCCAGTATGGATAAGCGTGAAAAAACTGAGTT CATCTTGGAACAAATGAGACTAGAAAGTCTGAGAGGCAATTGGGTGCGAGTCAGAGTTGGGTCAAGGAAGATCAACCGGGTTTATCTGAAAGAGATGGACACCCAG GATATTAAACTGCGATACTATGATTTGATGGTGCAATTGGCTTTGCAAGATGACGAATACCTCGAAGCTTGTCAGGCTTATCAAGAAGTATGGGATACAGAAGAAGTTAAGAATGACTCTGCGAAAGAACTCAGC GTCATCGAGAATATCATGATTTACGTTGTTCTCGCATCCTATAACAACGAACAGTCTGACATGCTTCATAAGCTGTATGCCAACACTGCTCTGCAAAAAGCACCTCTTCATTT TGATCTCCTCAAATGCTTCGTTACGAAGGAACTAATGCGTTGGTCCGGAATTGAAGGCATCTATGGCCCTACCCTTCGTCAGTCCCCTATTTTCGCCCCCCGATCAACACTAGGCAAGAAGATTGGCACCACGGAGAAATCTCAGAAGGATGTCGAGAAGAATTTTGACAACCCTGGTGATGCTCGATGGGATCAGTTGCACAAGAGGATTATCGAACAC AACATTCGAGTTATAGCATCATATTACACCCGCATAACAATGCAGCGGCTCACGGAACTTCTCGACCTGCCCTTACTCACTACCGAACGGACGCTCTGCAAGCTTGTGACTGACAAAAGTGTCTACGCCCGAATTGATCGCCCGGCGGGTATTGTCGACTtcagaaagaagagaaatGTGAACGATGTACTGAATGCTTGGAGTGGAGATGTCAGCAAGATGCTTGACTTGGTGGAGAAGACTAGTCATCTGGTTTCAAAGGAGTACGCAATGCATGAGGCAGTTAAGGGTAAGAAGGTTTCAGCATAG
- a CDS encoding Hypothetical protein (Similar to TIGR gene model, INSD accession AAW4290.3.1; CND02160) → MAKFPAALKPAARSAYREVLRAARITFQALRATFSSPTLTPPPSASSSSAIPISEESVGVDEIVKRITEWKELARFLKKNVVQGVKGDDGAWKLRVTEHTELGDNASIKNPPKLPTTPFPNRNRRKCSDAATAS, encoded by the exons ATGGCCAAGTTTCCTGCAGCACTCAAGCCAGCAGCCAGATCTGCGTACCGGGAAGTTCTTCGCGCAGCCAGAATCACTTTTCAGG CTCTTCGTGCcaccttctcttcccctACCCTTACCCCTCCACCATCcgcttcttcatcgtctGCGATACCCATTTCGGAAGAAAGTGTCGGTGTAGACGAAATTGTCAAGCGCATCACAGAATGGAAGGAACTGGCCAGGTTTTTGAAAAAGAATGTTGTGCAAGGTGTCAAGGGTGATGACGGCGCGTGGA AACTTCGAGTAACGGAGCACACCGAACTGGGTGACAATGCCTCTATCAAGAATCCTCCTAAACTACCTACTACTCCATTCCCTAACAGAAATCGAAGGAAATGCTCTGATGCTGCCACTGCGTCATAG
- a CDS encoding Hypothetical protein (Similar to TIGR gene model, INSD accession AAW42907.1; CND02130), with protein MSVKTAPSVPRGTYNLDLSCLNHPEDELIAMRYAFKPASVTHTTSGTYYPSQGSSSSQPVQVVFDIKNGSQVFDVREETTKGRECVMIFNEENNAFELYPLSTTLHLTLNRNASHTYAASTSSTSSSSSVPLAVKLHTAQEAPPEISNPAADERDEEGIPRPMKRVKTAIAEKRERDKGTSSSQEDASRLKGNRGVGKGGKSLPRNKPLESAPIPVIGSARTRSATNNVKNKSGKGKSTGAKGKAKGKKAETTIYRKVKSAEYIEDSDEEIGASEEVQLPPSSARKPRPRGKEIREQEEEEEAEEEEDAMDEFANLLGQSLAEGGDYSDADAEGEDEFEEVLTKQLQQQYAQNDAGLGYDDEDDEESESEDEDDDLGGARLVVRQSGVMDDGSEWI; from the exons ATGTCTGTCAAAACAGCACCCAGCGTTCCCCGTGGCACCTACAACCTCGACCTCTCATGCCTCAATCACCCAGAAGATGAGCTGATAGCTATGCGTT ACGCATTTAAACCAGCATCAGTAACTCATACCACTTCTGGTACTTATTACCCGTCTCAAGGTTCTTCGAGCAGCCAGCCGGTACAGGTCGTGTTTGACATTAAGAACGGATCTCAGGTTTTCGATGTGAGAGAGGAGACAACGAAAGGTCGAGAATGTGTGATGATCTTCAATGAAGAAAATAAC GCATTTGAGCTCTATCCCTTGTCTACAACACTGCACCTAACTCTTAACCGCAACGCGTCACATACCTACGCCGCCTCGACTTCCAGTAcaagctcttcttcctctgtGCCGCTTGCAGTGAAACTTCATACAGCTCAGGAAGCGCCACCTGAGATATCCAACCCTGCAGCGGACGAGAGAGACGAGGAAGGGATACCCCGCCCTATGAAAAGAGTCAAGACGGCAATAGCtgagaagagggagagagacAAAGGGACTTCCTCGTCACAGGAAGATGCGAGTAGATTGAAAGGAAATCGGGGAGTAGGCAAAGGAGGGAAAAGTTTGCCACGGAATAAGCCTCTTGAAAGTGCCCCTATACCTGTCATTGGTTCCGCTCGCACACGGTCCGCCACAAACAATGTTAAGAACAAGAGTGGTAAAGGTAAAAGTACAGGAGCAAAGGGCAAGGCCAAAGGGAAAAAAGCGGAAACTACGATCTATAGGAAAGTCAAGAGCGCAGAGTATATTGAAGATTCAGATGAAGAAATTGGGGCGAGCGAAGAAGTGCAACTTCCACCCAGTTCTGCAAGAAAGCCTAGACCTAGAGGAAAAGAAATTCGAGaacaagaggaagaggaagaggcggaggaagaggaagatgcTATGGACGAATTTGCCAACCTGCTTGGGCAAAGTTTAGCAGAAGGTGGCGATTACAGTGACGCGGACGCtgaaggggaagatgaaTTTGAAGAGGTCCTCACCAAACAACTGCAGCAGCAGTATGCTCAAAACGATGCCGGGCTAGGGTAcgatgacgaggatgacgaagagagcgaaagtgaagatgaggatgacgaTCTGGGTGGGGCCAGATTGGTCGTGCGACAAAGCGGAG TGATGGATGATGGCTCAGAGTGGATATGA
- a CDS encoding Ubiquitin conjugating enzyme (Similar to TIGR gene model, INSD accession AAW43144.1) codes for MAPARPPNVEMATKRIKKEIADLAKEDLGSIILAPEETNILHWKARIPGPVGSPYEGGVFDVDIRVPHDYPFSPPHLQFMTKVYHCNVASNGAICLDLLKTAWSPALSLYKVILSLSSLLTDPNPADPLVPPIASEYRNNRRKHDATAREWVKKFAQPKSNPPPAQLKPKLQPPLVRRTISRSLPASISPAPPPQVVGQRRVILEVGDSDDEGDIQILGDSSRGNSSQPAAVTTNGGGRQKRARTSGQGGSAGDAIVIDE; via the exons aTGGCACCCGCACGCCCACCAAACGTCGAAATGGCCACCAAGCGCATTAAGAAAGAGATAGCAGACTTGGCCAAGGAAGATCTAGGTTCCATCATCCTTGCTCCTGAAGAAACCAACATCTTACACTGGAAGGCGAGAATACCTGGACCTGTTGGTTCGCCTTACGAGGGTGGCGTTTTTGATGTAGACATTAGAGTGCCTCATGATTATCC CTTTTCACCCCCTCATTTGCAATTCATGACCAAGGTCTATCATTGTAATGTGGCGTCTAACGGTGCTATCT GTCTTGAT CTCCTGAAAACCGCATGGTCCCCCGCCCTTTCATTATATAAAGTCATACTCTCCCTATCCTCCCTCTTGACCGATCCAAATCCGGCAGATCCCTTAGTTCCTCCCATTGCCTCGGAATATCGGAACAATAGAAGAAAACACGACGCGACTGCCAGAGAATGGGTCAAAAA GTTCGCACAGCCAAAATCGAATCCACCGCCTGCGCAGCTCAAACCAAAGCTTCAGCCGCCCCTTGTGCGCCGCACAATTTCGCGCTCTCTCCCTGCTTCTATTTCGCCTGCCCCTCCACCGCAGGTTGTTGGTCAAAGGCGCGTCATTCTAGAAGTAGGAGATTCCGATGATGAAGGCGATATACAAATACTGGGAGATAGTTCTCGAGGAAATAGCAGCCAACCAGCAGCAGTAACGACCAATGGAGGGGGGAGACAAAAAAGGGCAAGGACTAGTGGACAAGGAGGCAGCGCAGGGGATGCGATTGTTATCGATGAGTAG
- a CDS encoding uncharacterized protein (Similar to TIGR gene model, INSD accession AAW43142.1), which produces MLAAYKFCLTVTLISCVALRVEATVTGEKWCNSYLCVTGEHDGSQNLDQYTLGPPQGKSIARGDFGWIAVGFGSTMANTPMVITWPNSDGTITLSQREASSNVMPTVVSSPSRKATLKSSLSYSNSSSTSITFTVPSNPLITNQTSLIWAYSNKNPGNSAVNATIKQHTASGNTKLNLLSTLTNSTNTTISSGADSESPSDSASHQALIAHVACGAVATMVLFPSGILVPRIARGLTEKRWWFAVHGVVNGLLGFGLVIAAFGIAKANFSGGYNSAHRKLGLALFVLCIFQTLFGLFTHFYHRPHRLQTAAGRGPTNFIHMVLGLVIVAVGWGTVWKGLDEEWGMYSGTGRPAIGWKAGWGLIVALVSIAYLGGFYLLPRQLSFERERQLWASSLGHRPPSVRKSSSTSGHCNPTNGESMNLAYLSNASSYGELPDSRLPPPPPTHLRRLPPPPISPNWPAVAHY; this is translated from the exons ATGCTCGCTGCTTACAAATTCTGCTTGACGGTCACCTTAATCTCATGCGTTGCGCTGCGTGTGGAAGCAACCGTGACTGGTGAGAAATGGTGTAACAGC TATCTCTGTGTTACTGGTGAACACGATGGCTCACAAAATCTTGATCAAT ACACCCTTGGGCCTCCTCAAGGGAAGAGTATTGCCAGGGGTGATTTTGGATGGATAGCTGT TGGATTTGGGTCGACCATGG CTAACACACCGATGGTCATTACTTGGCCTAATTCTGATGGAACCATTACTCTTTCCCAGAGAGAAGCAAGCAGCAATGTCATGCCGACTG TCGTTTCATCACCATCACGCAAGGCGACTCTGAAGTCTTCCCTGTCGTATTCTAATTCTTCTTCGACTTCCATTACATTTACTGTCCCCTCGAATCCTCTCATTACCAACCAGACCTCTTTGATTTGGGCATACTCTAACAAGAACCCAGGCAACTCCGCCGTAAATGCTACAATAAAGCAGCACACTGCAAGTGGGAATACCAAACTGAATCTGCTTTCCACACTGACGAACTCGACAAACACGACCATCTCTTCCGGCGCGGACTCCGAGTCGCCTTCTGACAGTGCCTCCCACCAGGCGCTCATTGCTCATGTGGCGTGCGGGGCTGTTGCAACAATGGTGCTTTTCCCTTCGGGAATTCTTGTTCCAAGGATAGCTAGAGGCCTCACAGagaagaggtggtggtTCGCTGTGCATGGTGTTGTCAATGGATTGCTAGGATTTGGATTGGTAATTGCAGCATTTGGGATTGCCAAAGCCAACTTCTCCGGAGGATACAATTCTGCCCATAGA AAACTGGGTCTAGCACTTTTTGTCCTCTGTATCTTTCAAACGCTTTTTGGACTGTTCACACACTTTTACCATCGGCCTCATCGCCTGCAAACAGCCGCCGGACGAGGCCCAACCAACTTCATCCATATGGTTCTTGGTTTGGTCATTGTTGCTGTGGGATGGGGTACGGTTTGGAAGGGGTTGGATGAGGAGTGGGGTATGTACTCTGGCACAGGTCGACCTGCTATTGGATGGAAAGCTGGATGGGGACTCATTGTAGCT CTTGTCTCCATTGCTTATCTAGGCGGATTCTATCTCCTTCCTCGTCAATTATCATTTGAACGTGAGCGTCAATTGTGGGCTTCTTCCCTTGGTCATCGTCCGCCCTCTGTTCGGAAGTCGAGTTCTACTAGCGGACACTGCAATCCCACTAATGGCGAGAGTATGAACCTGGCTTATCTTTCCAATGCCAGTAGTTATGGAGAGCTCCCGGACAGCCGTTTGCCGCCTCCACCGCCCACTCATCTGAGGAGATTGCCTCCTCCGCCTATATCTCCCAACTGGCCTGCAGTCGCACATTATTAG
- a CDS encoding Hypothetical protein (Similar to TIGR gene model, INSD accession AAW42905.1; CND02140), producing MSQMGSVSGWYTNAYSGPFRTSRLRAPSLLPNRQVPTPIQQTLVIDAAHNAHTGTDVQGENGKSKIKRRETVFGPDVGEDDEPGWTDGAREEISVDVVKKWVEKTKADEGLHPTTTLQALVNLKRPTLLLQQVEQSEPAEETNKYDEISPVSYEHQKGEPEATNFAPPLHTLKFSYDATTPSVRISLLLYPIPQLPIEGKESILEDHEPRLLYDGLHPGGFGQVFELPKEFAIDLRSAIQMPAEEKEEGGDHGKKGAPTADHDQTVQIHQLDSRTQSQQDNSGRRRFGLFRSNRADSSGHEESQIEMTNQPHDGQGQNEGEEKEEKKTIEQGMRVLIRIDGVGPQGEPLKRRNAQLTHILITGTWVSDSNRSENPQGGKRVWVVKVARREAVIGTHTFLLKEIFGLSQASSSHAYPPTSDDPYASAPNECIVCLTSPRDVVLLPCRHLVVCRECAAGMVEFGAGNRVARREEMDTAETGQGGDASVVNGTAAGGSSGGNAPQVAGGTTATGRERRKKKIKGWYCPVCRQPYTSLLRLALPEPSNLPARPSSRASVRTTRTTKSLAPTLPDGAEKMLDALRPQDADDFDEYADAAEDAHIHEPERPKFVLGDDKEEIEHNENLERSPDPMPVSSAPPVSTPPSAPDGEQSVGESPKGWREVGA from the exons aTGTCACAGATGGGTTCAGTTTCGGGCTGGTACACGAATGCTTA CTCCGGCCCGTTCCGAACATCTCGCCTTCGAGCTCCTTCCCTATTGCCCAACCGCCAAGTTCCCACCCCTATCCAACAGACGCTCGTCATTGATGCCGCTCACAACGCACACACGGGTACGGATGTGCAGGGGGAAAATGGCAAAAGCAAAAtcaaaagaagagagacGGTGTTCGGTCCGGATGTCggtgaagatgatgaaCCGGGGTGGACCGATGGAGCTAGAGAAGAAATTAGTGTTGATGTCGTCAAAAAATGGGTTGAGAAGACCAAGGCTGACGAA GGATTACACCCGACTACAACTCTCCAAGCATTAGTAAACCTTAAACGACCAACACTGCTTCTGCAACAAGTTGAGCAATCTGAACCAGCGGAAGAGACCAACAAGTACGATGAAATCTCTCCGGTTTCATACGAACATCAAAAGGGAGAGCCCGAAGCAACAAATTTCGCTCCACCTCTGCACACTCTCAAGTTTTCCTATGACGCTACCACTCCTTCTGTTCGcatctctcttcttctttaTCCTATCCCCCAACTCCCCATtgagggaaaagaaagtATTCTGGAGGACCATGAGCCCCGATTGCTCTACGACGGCTTGCACCCAGGAGGGTTTGGCCAAGTTTTCGAGCTGCCCAAGGAATTCGCCATCGATCTAAGGTCTGCGATTCAAATGCCAGcagaggaaaaggaggagggaggagaCCACGGAAAGAAGGGCGCACCAACAGCGGATCATGATCAGACTGTGCAGATCCATCAACTTGATTCGAGAACTCAAAGTCAACAAGACAATTCAGGTAGGAGGCGGTTCGGACTTTTCAGAAGCAATAGGGCGGATAGCAGTGGCCACGAAGAGTCACAAATTGAGATGACGAATCAGCCTCATGATGGACAAGGGCaaaatgaaggagaggaaaaagaagagaagaagacgatTGAGCAAGGAATGAGGGTTCTCATCAGAATTGACGGTGTTGGCCCGCAAG GCGAGCCCTTAAAGAGACGAAATGCACAACTTACGCACATTCTCATCACTGGGACATGGGTGAGCGATTCCAATCGCAGTGAGAATCCGCAAGGTGGCAAAAGAGTGTGGGTCGTCAAAGTTGCGCGCCGTGAAGCAGTT ATTGGTACGCATACATTCCTCCTCAAGGAGATTTTTGGTCTTTCTCAAgcatcctcttctcatGCATACCCCCCAACCTCTGACGATCCTTACGCCTCCGCGCCTAATGAGTGCATCGTTTGCTTGACGTCTCCTCGAGACGTTGTGCTACTTCCTTGTCGACACTTGGTAGTCTGTCGAGAGTGCGCAGCGGGTATGGTCGAATTTGGTGCAGGTAACAGGGTGGCCagaagagaggagatggaCACTGCAGAAACTGGGCAGGGTGGCGATGCATCTGTTGTAAACGGCACTGCCGCTGGTGGTAGCAGCGGAGGTAATGCGCCTCAGGTTGCTGGAGGTACGACTGCAACgggaagggagagaaggaagaagaaaatCAAGGGATGGTATTGTCCTGTTTGTCGACAGCCGTATACTTCACTCCTTCGTCTAGCCCTTCCTGAACCTTCCAACCTACCTGCTCGACCCTCATCTCGTGCATCTGTCCGTACGACAAGGACAACGAAATCACTTGCACCCACACTTCCAGACGGGGCAGAAAAAATGCTCGACGCTCTTCGCCCCCAAGACGCGGATGATTTTGACGAGTATGCGGATGCAGCCGAAGACGCTCATATTCATGAGCCGGAAAGGCCGAAATTTGTGTTAGGGGATGATAAGGAAGAGATCGAGCATAATGAGAACCTCGAGAGATCGCCAGACCCCATGCCGGTATCAAGTGCCCCTCCGGTCTCCACTCCTCCGTCTGCTCCTGATGGTGAACAGAGCGTAGGTGAAAGCCCGAAGGGATGGAGGGAGGTTGGAGCCTAA